Proteins from a single region of Desulfosporosinus sp. Sb-LF:
- a CDS encoding SGNH/GDSL hydrolase family protein yields MNRTTKIQVYVIFSALILALIIIVLFWALNYGKTTKYTLNQTTSTGITIQAGSETITSPNKKNMTAAPVTPGIHKGLTKLMETASVSALIIGDSIAESQGASNKDLSSWHALVDNDLHDRYPGTIQWHFKTSAGASINDALKFTPSATQDTDLIILCLGRQDSGRMKLSEFKQKYEQLLVKLKAQSPNADLFLVVEPPVKSNVENNKFFPYRKIILDLAQKHQLPVIDEWTAFINDPVPLTSLLADNGNPNDKGYRVFADGVLKGFEGYLMPAY; encoded by the coding sequence ATGAACCGAACAACAAAAATCCAAGTATATGTAATTTTTTCTGCTTTAATTCTTGCACTTATTATTATTGTCTTATTCTGGGCACTGAATTATGGAAAAACAACCAAATATACGTTAAATCAAACCACCTCGACAGGTATAACAATACAAGCGGGTTCAGAAACCATAACGAGTCCTAACAAAAAAAATATGACTGCCGCCCCGGTCACTCCAGGCATTCACAAAGGATTGACAAAGCTAATGGAGACGGCATCAGTTAGCGCCCTTATAATTGGAGATTCTATCGCAGAAAGCCAAGGGGCTTCCAATAAAGATCTATCGAGTTGGCACGCCCTAGTCGACAACGATCTGCACGATAGATACCCTGGTACGATTCAATGGCACTTTAAGACCAGTGCGGGAGCATCAATTAATGATGCCCTAAAGTTCACGCCCTCGGCAACACAAGATACCGACCTTATTATCCTTTGCTTAGGCCGACAAGATTCCGGCAGGATGAAGCTCTCAGAGTTTAAGCAAAAATACGAACAACTTCTTGTAAAACTGAAAGCCCAGAGCCCGAATGCGGACCTCTTTTTAGTGGTAGAACCCCCTGTTAAAAGCAATGTAGAGAATAACAAGTTTTTCCCATATCGTAAAATCATTCTTGATTTAGCTCAAAAACATCAGCTTCCGGTTATTGACGAGTGGACGGCCTTTATCAACGACCCAGTCCCTCTCACTAGCTTGTTAGCAGATAACGGAAATCCTAACGACAAGGGTTACCGAGTTTTTGCTGACGGTGTATTAAAAGGGTTCGAGGGATATTTAATGCCTGCGTATTGA
- a CDS encoding cell wall-binding repeat-containing protein, with translation MSKITKQKLLNSCMAAVVVLSSTLTPIIANAATTNTSSAVTRIGGVDQFETAALIAEKGWPEATDNVVLSSGMSNTLVDALAAGPLAAKLKAPILLTDGGQGLDLFTKAELQRLKPKKVYITSGTAVIKPSAIDEIKALGITPVPLGGLDQYETSVNIAKEMIELGTNVTKVVVAAGWMAPVDALSVSSIAATLEIPILATTQNELPSSVEEFLNKLNSITDSYVIGGTAVVGDGIKGALPGTVHRYSGVTKFDTNLEVLKGFANDVHYEKVYVANGETFVDALSGVPLAVLTHSPIVLGQSEWSSKMKDFLKLNNLLDFVALGGVAAVPDSVLKSLTDISNELPNSPVIPPATSPVTSPALPSAGGAVTTPPNPTVPANVTISNLQVNTDPANSLGTFSNGAVVDLSGLDDDVKVLGFSLTADQNCILQFKVLNNTQNIPLIAGQQKIVTVGDLITGGQIQGGLDLGAFRLVYNTKTLRGELLKNGTSAGTLTITLKFKN, from the coding sequence ATGAGTAAAATAACAAAACAGAAGCTGTTAAATAGTTGTATGGCAGCTGTCGTTGTCTTGTCTTCAACCCTAACTCCAATTATCGCAAACGCAGCCACTACAAATACCTCAAGTGCCGTAACCAGGATTGGTGGAGTTGACCAGTTCGAGACAGCTGCACTAATCGCTGAAAAGGGTTGGCCGGAAGCAACAGACAATGTCGTTCTCTCCTCTGGAATGAGTAATACCCTCGTGGATGCACTCGCGGCGGGCCCGTTAGCGGCTAAATTAAAGGCCCCGATTCTTTTAACAGATGGTGGGCAAGGTCTAGACTTGTTCACTAAAGCCGAGTTACAGCGCCTCAAACCAAAAAAGGTATACATAACCAGTGGTACGGCGGTAATTAAACCCTCGGCCATTGACGAAATCAAAGCACTAGGAATTACTCCGGTTCCACTCGGTGGGTTAGATCAATATGAAACGTCCGTAAACATCGCCAAGGAAATGATTGAACTTGGGACCAATGTAACAAAGGTGGTCGTAGCCGCAGGCTGGATGGCTCCGGTGGATGCATTGTCTGTTTCCTCCATCGCAGCTACTCTGGAGATCCCAATTTTAGCAACTACGCAGAACGAATTACCTTCTTCTGTTGAGGAATTTCTGAATAAACTAAACAGTATTACGGATTCCTATGTGATAGGTGGGACCGCGGTTGTAGGAGATGGAATCAAGGGAGCACTTCCGGGGACGGTTCATCGCTACTCTGGTGTGACTAAATTTGATACAAACCTGGAAGTGCTGAAAGGATTCGCAAATGATGTTCATTATGAAAAGGTTTATGTGGCTAATGGAGAAACGTTTGTAGATGCCCTATCGGGAGTACCGCTAGCAGTACTCACTCATTCCCCGATCGTTTTAGGTCAAAGTGAATGGTCGAGCAAGATGAAAGATTTCTTAAAACTAAATAATTTACTGGATTTTGTTGCACTTGGAGGAGTGGCCGCAGTACCTGATAGCGTACTTAAGTCGTTGACAGATATCTCTAATGAACTGCCAAATTCACCTGTCATTCCACCTGCTACCTCTCCAGTGACATCGCCTGCTCTGCCGTCGGCAGGTGGAGCGGTCACTACGCCTCCTAATCCTACTGTGCCTGCTAATGTAACCATAAGCAATCTTCAAGTCAACACTGATCCAGCGAATTCCTTGGGGACCTTTAGTAACGGAGCGGTTGTTGATCTCTCGGGACTGGATGATGATGTAAAAGTTCTAGGGTTTAGCCTGACTGCTGATCAGAACTGCATCCTTCAATTTAAAGTACTAAATAATACCCAGAACATTCCTTTAATAGCAGGACAACAGAAAATTGTAACAGTGGGAGATTTGATCACAGGTGGACAAATACAAGGTGGGCTAGATCTGGGGGCATTCAGACTTGTCTATAATACAAAAACTTTGCGGGGTGAATTGCTAAAAAACGGGACATCCGCTGGCACTTTAACAATCACTTTGAAATTCAAAAACTAA
- a CDS encoding cell wall-binding repeat-containing protein: MKRTKKAVATLAIAVMALAMIPLNTLAEGAVPTRLGGYSAAQTAVQIADQTGWTGTAILASSTSYGMVDALTAGPLATYLKAPILLTEAGDGLNADTKDELTKLKVKTVYVTSGTGVISQAVLDELKGMDITVEPLGGVDRFATSANIAQKMVDLGAPVTKAAVAYGWKNQDALSIASIASAQTEPILLTEKETIPVSVKAFLTTNTSVKTTDVIGGTGVISEGVRAQLPSATRQSGNTAYDTNLAVLKAFDSVLKYDHVFIANGETAIDALAGAPLAAKYNAGIVLTNGVANEGTAYVSGKLSATSVVTAIGGTAVVPDVVRTGIVYTAPAGGGATGGGGYSGGHNSGGVSTTTYDTAGTFSTSVQGNALITAGEVKLQNLSINGDLEIAASVGDGNVYLENVTVTGQTIVKGGGQNSIHITNSNLTGALIVIRQDGRVRIVAAGSTSIPNVQLQSGVTLQNDTGSSSAFGEVTVSNFTGEDNSIDLEGDFSSVILDAPGVTISVPNGTVSALTLGQSATGSSVNVTGGTVTALTIPQGVSNTSVSMSSGNIGQLNIQSTAQVHVNGGTISAVTVASTAANTTVSVATGATVTTATLNAGTSITGTGSIGNAVINASGTTIEQSPASTTVASTVTGGASVGGSTLPAGTTESIPLVLSSLVGKTSSATNPTIIATKSGSNYSFDLTSALDSDRFTGLQLTSNGVNPSLKITSIKARGEEWLISELTAVPVNGIVATSSLLGALDMGNNGVSLANLRLVFGAGPVVLKGQLTETGFTPSSTVTVNITLGSATSDDVTTISNTWMTITKTSPTTVTVGIKDGYGATTMGTLTNGSSFDFAKVVSSMLLSSVDYTSNGGLTAAQLQTSILGNVPGYVFNNIPLCKLMGKSISFGTSPTYTLTVLGSYQ; the protein is encoded by the coding sequence ATGAAAAGAACTAAAAAAGCCGTTGCTACATTAGCTATTGCTGTTATGGCACTCGCTATGATCCCGTTAAATACCCTCGCTGAGGGTGCAGTCCCTACTCGCTTAGGTGGATATAGTGCTGCGCAGACGGCAGTGCAAATTGCTGATCAAACAGGTTGGACTGGCACAGCAATACTTGCATCATCAACTTCTTACGGCATGGTTGACGCACTGACGGCGGGCCCACTCGCTACGTACCTTAAAGCGCCTATCCTATTAACAGAGGCTGGGGATGGATTAAATGCTGATACTAAAGATGAACTCACTAAGCTGAAAGTTAAGACAGTTTATGTAACCAGCGGGACAGGTGTGATTAGCCAAGCAGTGCTTGATGAGTTAAAAGGTATGGATATTACAGTCGAACCGCTTGGTGGAGTTGACCGATTCGCTACATCCGCCAATATCGCTCAAAAAATGGTAGATCTCGGCGCTCCAGTAACCAAAGCTGCAGTTGCTTACGGATGGAAGAATCAAGATGCACTCTCCATCGCCTCGATTGCCTCTGCTCAAACTGAGCCGATTCTCTTAACCGAAAAAGAAACAATTCCTGTCAGTGTAAAAGCATTTCTGACTACAAACACGAGTGTGAAAACCACGGATGTGATTGGTGGAACAGGTGTTATTAGTGAAGGTGTCAGAGCTCAGCTTCCTAGCGCAACCCGTCAGTCAGGAAACACGGCATATGACACGAACCTTGCTGTGCTTAAGGCATTTGACAGCGTTCTGAAGTATGATCATGTCTTTATTGCTAATGGTGAAACAGCAATTGACGCTTTGGCTGGGGCACCTTTGGCAGCGAAATACAATGCAGGGATCGTACTCACCAATGGAGTTGCAAATGAGGGTACAGCTTATGTGAGCGGCAAACTTTCCGCTACCAGCGTTGTAACGGCAATAGGTGGTACAGCAGTTGTACCTGATGTTGTTCGCACAGGGATAGTTTACACTGCCCCTGCCGGTGGTGGTGCTACTGGTGGTGGCGGTTATAGTGGTGGTCACAATAGTGGCGGTGTGTCAACAACAACTTATGATACGGCGGGTACATTTAGTACTTCCGTGCAGGGTAACGCTCTGATCACTGCAGGAGAGGTCAAGTTACAGAATTTAAGCATTAATGGAGATCTAGAAATTGCTGCCTCCGTTGGAGACGGAAATGTCTATTTGGAGAATGTCACAGTCACGGGTCAGACAATTGTCAAAGGCGGAGGACAGAACAGTATACACATTACTAATTCGAATTTAACAGGTGCGTTGATCGTGATTAGGCAAGATGGTCGAGTGCGGATTGTGGCGGCGGGAAGTACAAGTATTCCAAACGTCCAATTGCAATCGGGAGTTACCTTGCAGAATGATACGGGGTCAAGCTCAGCCTTCGGTGAGGTTACAGTGAGTAATTTTACAGGTGAGGACAACAGTATTGATCTCGAAGGGGATTTTTCTAGTGTCATATTGGATGCCCCTGGAGTTACGATCTCGGTTCCAAATGGGACGGTGTCAGCCCTAACATTGGGGCAAAGTGCGACTGGAAGTTCCGTCAATGTTACCGGTGGAACGGTCACTGCATTGACAATCCCGCAAGGGGTGAGCAATACTTCAGTCTCGATGAGTTCGGGAAATATCGGACAACTTAATATCCAATCGACAGCTCAAGTGCATGTAAATGGTGGTACGATTAGTGCAGTCACGGTTGCGAGTACCGCGGCCAATACGACTGTAAGCGTGGCTACAGGAGCAACAGTAACGACTGCGACCCTGAATGCTGGAACATCGATCACTGGCACAGGTTCCATAGGTAACGCAGTTATTAATGCAAGTGGGACGACCATTGAACAATCTCCTGCTTCGACTACGGTTGCTTCCACAGTTACAGGTGGTGCTAGTGTAGGCGGTTCCACACTACCAGCTGGAACAACTGAAAGTATTCCCTTGGTTTTGAGTTCCTTGGTTGGAAAAACTTCGAGCGCAACAAATCCCACTATCATTGCGACAAAAAGTGGTTCTAATTATAGTTTTGATTTAACGTCTGCTTTAGACTCAGATCGTTTTACAGGTTTACAGCTCACATCAAATGGCGTGAACCCAAGCTTGAAGATCACGTCTATAAAGGCGAGAGGCGAAGAGTGGTTGATCAGTGAATTGACCGCAGTTCCTGTAAATGGAATAGTGGCAACTTCATCGTTACTAGGCGCTTTGGATATGGGAAATAACGGAGTTTCTCTAGCGAATCTCCGCCTAGTCTTTGGTGCTGGGCCAGTGGTCTTAAAGGGGCAATTGACAGAAACTGGTTTTACTCCAAGTTCCACGGTAACTGTGAACATTACCTTGGGTTCGGCCACATCTGACGACGTAACCACAATATCGAATACATGGATGACGATTACTAAAACTAGCCCAACAACAGTTACGGTTGGAATCAAGGACGGGTATGGTGCAACAACCATGGGTACGCTGACTAACGGAAGTAGTTTTGATTTTGCTAAGGTTGTTTCTTCCATGCTGCTTAGTAGTGTAGATTACACTTCCAATGGTGGTTTAACGGCTGCACAGCTGCAAACCAGTATTTTGGGTAATGTACCTGGATACGTCTTTAATAATATACCGCTGTGTAAGCTCATGGGTAAATCTATTAGTTTTGGGACATCTCCCACCTATACACTGACGGTTTTAGGCTCATATCAATAA
- a CDS encoding CpsB/CapC family capsule biosynthesis tyrosine phosphatase produces the protein MIDIHSHILPGLDDGSKSIEETLGIVRQLQGTGFKTILATPHVLEGTDFLSPAEILTATADVCQAVAEAGISVEILPGAENYIFPDMGKWVRAGKLLTLGNTGKYILVELPMLEIPHYTDQVFFELQVEGLTPVLAHPERYKGLFQEPERLIDWAKKGILFQLDLRSLSGRYGPQPKQLAERMLSSDLIHFVGSDAHRVSRSDSVDREALQCVRQTIGEKRFREVTETNPQRILEGKIVPSGGEYLLKEPEIKKRKHRFWEWFRG, from the coding sequence ATGATTGACATCCATAGTCACATCCTGCCTGGACTAGACGACGGGTCTAAGAGCATAGAAGAGACATTAGGAATCGTGCGTCAACTACAAGGAACAGGGTTTAAGACAATTCTGGCCACCCCACATGTCTTGGAGGGGACTGATTTTCTTAGCCCAGCAGAAATCTTAACTGCGACAGCGGACGTATGCCAAGCGGTCGCTGAGGCTGGTATTTCCGTCGAAATCTTACCTGGCGCAGAGAACTATATCTTCCCAGACATGGGCAAGTGGGTGCGAGCTGGGAAACTGCTGACCTTAGGAAACACAGGAAAGTATATTCTCGTCGAGCTTCCAATGCTGGAAATCCCCCACTATACTGATCAAGTCTTCTTTGAACTCCAAGTTGAGGGGCTGACTCCTGTGCTTGCTCATCCTGAGAGATATAAAGGGTTATTCCAAGAACCGGAGCGTCTTATTGATTGGGCTAAAAAGGGGATTCTTTTCCAACTGGATTTAAGAAGCTTAAGTGGACGATACGGCCCTCAGCCCAAGCAACTCGCAGAAAGGATGTTAAGCAGTGATTTAATCCACTTCGTAGGCTCCGACGCACACCGTGTTTCTCGCAGTGACTCCGTTGATCGGGAGGCGCTCCAGTGTGTAAGGCAAACCATAGGCGAGAAAAGATTCCGAGAAGTAACAGAAACAAATCCCCAGAGAATTCTTGAAGGGAAGATCGTGCCGAGCGGTGGGGAGTATTTGCTTAAGGAGCCGGAGATCAAGAAAAGGAAACATAGGTTTTGGGAATGGTTCCGGGGATAA
- a CDS encoding Wzz/FepE/Etk N-terminal domain-containing protein, whose product MEEEIELRQYWEVLRKRWLIVVALPLIAALTSGVISFFIIKPSYQASTTLIVGKKASEAGQAAVQMLDNSVLLANQQLAKTYATIAQSRTVEENVIKDLNLPMTVAEIDKQIAINQVKTTEILEIQVTNTNPELAASIANTIAQEFSKAVIEIKKVDSVSIVDKAVTPDVPVKPNKKLNVLIAFVVGLMASVGLVFLLEYLDNTVKTSNDVETLLGIPVLGVIPNYEMGKKA is encoded by the coding sequence ATGGAAGAAGAAATAGAATTACGGCAGTACTGGGAAGTGTTGCGCAAACGTTGGCTGATTGTAGTGGCTTTACCTCTCATAGCAGCGCTAACGAGTGGAGTCATTAGTTTTTTTATCATAAAACCCTCGTATCAGGCGTCCACGACTCTGATCGTCGGAAAGAAAGCGTCTGAGGCTGGTCAAGCAGCAGTTCAAATGTTGGATAATAGTGTCTTACTCGCCAATCAACAACTGGCTAAGACGTATGCCACGATTGCTCAGAGCAGAACGGTAGAAGAAAATGTCATTAAGGATTTAAATCTACCGATGACTGTGGCCGAAATCGATAAACAGATAGCCATAAACCAAGTAAAAACCACGGAAATCCTAGAAATACAGGTGACTAATACCAACCCTGAGTTGGCAGCCTCAATTGCCAACACTATTGCCCAAGAGTTTTCTAAAGCAGTTATCGAAATTAAAAAAGTGGACAGTGTTAGTATCGTCGATAAAGCCGTGACGCCGGACGTTCCTGTCAAACCGAATAAGAAACTCAATGTACTGATTGCCTTTGTAGTGGGACTGATGGCCTCGGTTGGACTAGTCTTCTTGCTAGAATACCTGGATAATACCGTGAAGACGTCTAATGATGTGGAAACCTTGCTAGGGATACCCGTCTTAGGTGTTATACCAAATTATGAAATGGGAAAAAAGGCTTAA
- a CDS encoding CpsD/CapB family tyrosine-protein kinase translates to MAYSLITLEQSKSPISEAFRTLRTNVQFTSVDSETKKIMVTSAGPREGKSSTVANLAVSIAQSGKSVLVVDADLRNPTQHKLFELSNVEGLSVALVLDQDYRIFIKETAVPGVKVLTGGPIPPNPAELVGSKRMKRLIEEASEQFDIVLIDTPPIVAVTDAAILAQEVDGVILVLASGEVNKDFAQRAKEQLDKVGAKILGAVLNKADMKTSEYYYYYYYHGSDDTKKKHNKRHKAR, encoded by the coding sequence TTGGCATACTCACTAATTACATTGGAGCAATCGAAATCTCCAATTTCAGAGGCCTTTCGAACGCTTCGGACAAACGTCCAGTTTACGAGCGTGGACTCAGAAACTAAAAAGATAATGGTAACAAGCGCAGGTCCTCGGGAGGGAAAATCGTCCACCGTCGCTAACCTCGCTGTAAGTATTGCTCAATCCGGGAAGTCTGTGCTTGTGGTGGATGCTGACTTACGCAATCCAACTCAGCATAAACTATTTGAGTTAAGTAATGTAGAAGGGTTATCCGTTGCCTTAGTTCTAGATCAGGATTATCGTATATTCATAAAAGAAACAGCTGTGCCCGGTGTAAAGGTTCTCACCGGAGGACCTATTCCCCCCAACCCTGCCGAACTTGTCGGATCCAAACGGATGAAGCGTTTGATTGAAGAAGCCAGTGAACAATTTGATATCGTCCTCATTGACACTCCCCCTATTGTGGCGGTAACGGATGCTGCAATCCTGGCTCAAGAAGTTGATGGAGTCATCCTAGTTTTGGCCTCGGGCGAAGTGAACAAAGACTTTGCGCAAAGAGCCAAAGAACAACTGGATAAAGTAGGAGCCAAGATCTTGGGGGCTGTTCTCAATAAAGCGGACATGAAAACCAGCGAATACTATTATTACTATTATTATCATGGCTCAGATGACACTAAGAAGAAGCATAATAAGCGTCATAAAGCACGGTAA